The sequence GGGTTCCCCAAGGTCTTCTATCTTGAATACACCATGTACCGCCTCTACTTCCCCCTTCAAGCCCTGGGCGTCTATCAGAAGGCCCTGGAGGGGCGCAAGGAAACCGCCTCGGCGTCTTGGAGACAATAAACCATGCCATCACCCTTTCAATTGCAGATGTCGGTTTTCAAATACCTGGTCCGGCAAAAGATCAAGGGCGTGGAGAAATATCCCTTGGTCATGATGCTGGAGCCGTTGTTTGCCTGCAACCTGGAGTGCGCCGGCTGCGGGAAGATACAGTACCCGACGGACATCCTGCGCAAGAGGCTCAGCCCGCAGGAGGTCTTTGATTCCGTCGAGGAATGCGGGGCCCCCATCGTTTCCATCGCCGGAGGCGAGCCCCTTATCCATCCAGAGATACAGCAGATCGTGGAGGGCCTCATCGCGCGCGGGAAGTTCATCTACCTCTGCACCAACGCCATCCTTCTCGAGAAAAACATCCAGAAGTTCAAGCCCTCCCCCAACTTGATCTTCTCGATACACCTCGACGGCCTCGAAAAAACCCATGACCGGATGGTGTGCAAGGAGGGCGTCTATAAGGTGGCAGTGGCCGCGATCAAGCTCGCCAAGTCTCTGGGCTTCCAGGTCATGACCAACTCCACGATATTCCAGGGAGAGGACGCGGAGGAATTCCGGCGATTCTTCGACGCTCTCATGGAGATGGGCGTGGATGGGATGATGATTTCCCCGGGCTACGCCTATGAGAAGGCCCCGCAGCAGGACATCTTCCTCAAGAACGAGCAGACCAAGGCCTGGTTCAACAAGGTGCTCAAGGATTGGCGAAGGAATGGCTGGGATTTTAACCACT is a genomic window of Elusimicrobiota bacterium containing:
- the hpnH gene encoding adenosyl-hopene transferase HpnH — protein: MPSPFQLQMSVFKYLVRQKIKGVEKYPLVMMLEPLFACNLECAGCGKIQYPTDILRKRLSPQEVFDSVEECGAPIVSIAGGEPLIHPEIQQIVEGLIARGKFIYLCTNAILLEKNIQKFKPSPNLIFSIHLDGLEKTHDRMVCKEGVYKVAVAAIKLAKSLGFQVMTNSTIFQGEDAEEFRRFFDALMEMGVDGMMISPGYAYEKAPQQDIFLKNEQTKAWFNKVLKDWRRNGWDFNHSPFYMDFLQGKRDYDCTPWGNPLRNVFGWQKPCYLMAEAGYAKTYKELLETTDWSKYGHASGNPKCANCMTHCGFEPTSVTDGFSSWSKFFELVRDYATIHGPRKAELAYPRS